A genomic window from Halorubrum trapanicum includes:
- a CDS encoding molybdenum cofactor biosynthesis protein B encodes MTDNGEADDHDHQHDDSGHHDHDHHHHDSGHHDHDDDHHHHDVDSVAAAVVTVSSSRSTDEDPAGDYVAAAFEEAGHEVVVRELIDDDYDSVQGTVDRLARRKDTDAVVTTGGTGVTPDDVTPEAVRGVLAKRLPGFGELFRRLSYEEVGTRTVGSRATAGVVSATPVFCLPGSENAVRLGVDEIILPEVGHLAGLAGRGLDEAESDQKQVGDETATDKTANGGS; translated from the coding sequence ATGACCGATAACGGCGAGGCGGACGATCACGACCATCAGCACGACGACAGCGGCCATCACGACCACGACCACCACCACCACGACAGCGGCCATCACGACCACGACGACGACCACCACCACCACGACGTCGACTCGGTCGCGGCCGCGGTCGTCACGGTGTCATCTTCGCGTAGCACGGACGAGGACCCGGCCGGCGACTACGTCGCGGCCGCGTTCGAGGAGGCGGGTCACGAGGTCGTCGTCCGCGAGCTGATCGACGACGACTACGACAGCGTTCAGGGGACCGTCGACCGGCTGGCCCGGCGGAAGGACACCGACGCCGTCGTGACGACCGGCGGGACGGGGGTCACGCCCGACGACGTCACGCCGGAGGCGGTTCGCGGCGTCCTCGCGAAGCGACTTCCCGGGTTCGGCGAGCTGTTCCGCCGGCTCTCGTACGAGGAGGTCGGCACGCGGACAGTCGGCTCGCGCGCGACCGCCGGCGTCGTCTCCGCCACGCCGGTGTTCTGCCTCCCGGGCTCCGAGAACGCGGTCCGGCTCGGCGTCGACGAGATAATTCTTCCCGAGGTCGGGCACCTCGCCGGGCTCGCCGGCCGAGGACTCGACGAGGCGGAGAGCGACCAGAAGCAAGTCGGCGACGAAACTGCGACAGACAAGACGGCGAACGGCGGGTCGTAG
- a CDS encoding DoxX family protein, which yields MSTKTTNEFGGEIGGITLLGKAHSLSALFIVLLRATIGGMILFAGLGKVSEWPFDAAGYLANVDPASPVSGIYAAMASNAALMEFVNVFVPATQLLVGVALITGAFVRLAAFGGAMQMMLFYLGGWSGEFLSLFGSTLVYAVVFLTVAAFGAGRVLGLDAYIENVEVGGQALVEKFPALRYVLG from the coding sequence ATGTCCACCAAAACCACGAACGAGTTCGGCGGAGAGATCGGCGGGATCACGCTGCTGGGGAAGGCGCACTCGCTGTCGGCGCTGTTCATCGTCCTGCTCCGGGCGACCATCGGCGGGATGATCCTGTTCGCGGGCCTCGGGAAGGTCTCCGAGTGGCCGTTCGACGCGGCCGGCTACCTCGCGAACGTCGACCCCGCGAGCCCGGTCAGCGGGATCTACGCCGCCATGGCGTCGAACGCCGCGCTGATGGAGTTCGTCAACGTGTTCGTGCCCGCGACGCAGCTGCTCGTCGGCGTCGCGCTCATCACCGGCGCGTTCGTCCGCCTGGCCGCGTTCGGCGGCGCGATGCAGATGATGCTGTTCTACCTCGGCGGGTGGAGCGGCGAGTTCCTGTCGCTGTTCGGCTCGACGCTGGTGTACGCGGTCGTGTTCCTCACGGTCGCCGCGTTCGGCGCGGGCCGCGTCCTCGGCCTCGACGCCTACATCGAGAACGTCGAGGTCGGCGGGCAGGCGCTCGTCGAGAAGTTCCCCGCGCTCCGGTACGTCCTCGGCTGA
- the nth gene encoding endonuclease III produces MGTPLDSRDEQVAEVLDRLYEEYPDSTISLNYSNRLELLIAVILSAQCTDERVNEVCADLFETYETPEEYANAPQEEMAEAINSITYYNNKAKYIRSACADIAEEHDGEVPDTMSELTELAGVGRKTANVVLQHGHDVVEGIVVDTHVQRLTRRLGITEEERPEAIEQDLLEVVPESDWQQFTHLMIDHGRATCTAINPDCADCVLADVCPSEKGDGDVDLASGEAW; encoded by the coding sequence ATGGGAACGCCACTCGACTCGCGCGACGAGCAGGTCGCCGAGGTCCTCGACCGGCTCTACGAGGAGTACCCCGACTCGACCATCTCGCTCAACTACTCGAACCGCCTGGAGCTGCTGATCGCGGTCATCCTCTCGGCGCAGTGTACGGACGAGCGCGTGAACGAGGTGTGCGCCGACCTGTTCGAGACGTACGAGACGCCCGAGGAGTACGCGAACGCGCCACAAGAGGAGATGGCCGAGGCCATAAACTCGATCACCTACTACAACAACAAGGCGAAGTACATCCGCTCGGCGTGCGCGGACATCGCCGAGGAGCACGACGGCGAGGTGCCGGACACGATGTCGGAGCTGACGGAGCTGGCCGGCGTGGGGCGGAAGACCGCGAACGTCGTGCTCCAGCACGGTCACGACGTCGTCGAGGGGATCGTCGTCGACACCCACGTCCAGCGGCTCACGCGCCGGCTGGGAATCACGGAGGAGGAGCGCCCCGAAGCGATCGAACAGGACCTGCTGGAGGTCGTCCCCGAGAGCGACTGGCAGCAGTTCACGCACCTCATGATCGACCACGGCCGCGCGACGTGCACCGCGATCAACCCCGACTGCGCCGACTGCGTCCTCGCCGACGTCTGTCCCTCCGAGAAGGGCGACGGCGACGTGGATCTGGCGAGCGGCGAGGCGTGGTAG
- a CDS encoding phosphoribosylanthranilate isomerase, protein MARVKICGITSEADLRAAVDAGADAVGVITEVPVDSPREVDPAEAAELLADVPPFVTATLVTMPDSAERAVELVRTVAPDAIQLHGDWTADELRFIRAETERRVLLTVDADDPARAEELDGAVDAFVVDSTDDSGAGGTGETHDWRATGELAERLTTPVVLAGGLTADNVAEAVRVADPFAVDVASGVEIEGGRKDHNAVARFVANAGREMELA, encoded by the coding sequence ATGGCGCGTGTGAAGATCTGCGGGATCACCAGTGAAGCCGACCTCCGCGCCGCGGTCGACGCGGGCGCCGACGCGGTCGGCGTCATCACCGAGGTCCCCGTCGACTCGCCGCGCGAGGTCGACCCGGCCGAGGCGGCGGAACTGCTCGCGGACGTGCCCCCGTTCGTCACCGCGACCCTCGTGACGATGCCGGACTCCGCCGAGCGCGCGGTCGAGCTCGTCCGGACGGTCGCGCCCGACGCGATCCAGCTCCACGGCGACTGGACCGCCGACGAACTGCGGTTCATCCGCGCGGAGACGGAGCGGCGCGTGTTGCTCACGGTCGACGCCGACGATCCGGCGCGCGCCGAGGAGCTCGACGGCGCGGTCGACGCCTTCGTCGTCGACTCCACCGACGACTCGGGCGCCGGGGGGACCGGCGAGACGCACGACTGGCGCGCGACCGGCGAGCTCGCCGAGCGGCTCACCACGCCCGTCGTGCTGGCGGGCGGGCTCACGGCCGACAACGTCGCCGAGGCGGTCCGCGTCGCTGACCCCTTCGCGGTCGACGTCGCCTCCGGCGTGGAGATCGAGGGCGGACGCAAGGACCACAACGCGGTCGCCCGCTTCGTCGCCAACGCGGGCCGGGAGATGGAGCTGGCATGA
- a CDS encoding PAS domain S-box protein — MSPGSQGPPAGFFASFVEGCSDPVVSVDREGTVVYANPATEAVLGYDPEDLRGRDLASLVASEAADGRARSVRERFARVEGLDDCGSFSVPVRHANGHTVTFSVRFHEHATGGDGSGGVPDGATGDRDAVYTGIFRDGVDEAGGETLETFRNLVEHAGHAIYITDVDGTIEYVNPAFTDHTGYESEEVLGETPEILNSGEMPDEYFDALWSTLLDGEVWEEEIIDRRRDGEPYRAHQTIAPVIGDDGEVSRFVAIQTDVTARKAAMGQLKQYRDIVERLDDPVLLQNRDGEFELLNEAVSEFAGVDREALYGTDEFAFMDAETAGEVDERRQSVLDAEEMAEYEVSPTFPETDREATFSTQRYPYYDADGDLAGTFAICRNVTDRKERELELERYERAINGATDLIAAVDRDGRLLFANPQYREYHGLEDRDVTELTLADVVPADGYEDVERQVERALRDESVEYRTTRTHPTRGRRTFDVRYYPLGGPDDGEPAGVVGVLRDVTDSENRARQLRVVDRVLQHNLRNALTVVRGRAEQIAAGAADPADAAGYIVSRADDLLETSEKAHHITEILSDAPETEPVDVGRVARQVVEARTTEFPNATIEASVPDDGVATASATTWLSRAIDELVRNAVEHHDRDRPTVVVSVEARSDAIEVRVEDDGPGLTGMNRDVLVDGTAVDALYHGSGLGLWLVYWVVQQSGGAAAVADAEPRGTVVTLTFPRADD; from the coding sequence ATGTCACCCGGATCGCAAGGGCCTCCGGCCGGCTTCTTCGCCTCCTTCGTCGAGGGGTGTTCCGATCCGGTCGTCTCCGTCGACCGGGAGGGGACGGTCGTCTACGCGAACCCCGCCACCGAGGCGGTTCTCGGGTACGACCCCGAAGACCTCCGCGGCCGCGACCTCGCCTCCCTCGTGGCCTCGGAGGCCGCGGACGGACGCGCCCGATCGGTCCGCGAGCGGTTCGCGCGGGTCGAGGGGCTCGACGACTGCGGGAGCTTCTCCGTTCCCGTCCGCCACGCGAACGGGCACACCGTGACCTTCTCCGTCCGATTCCACGAACACGCCACCGGAGGCGACGGAAGCGGCGGCGTCCCCGACGGGGCGACCGGCGACCGCGACGCCGTCTACACGGGGATCTTTCGCGACGGCGTCGACGAAGCCGGCGGAGAGACGCTGGAGACGTTCCGCAACCTCGTCGAACACGCCGGCCACGCCATCTACATCACCGACGTCGACGGGACGATCGAGTACGTCAACCCGGCGTTCACCGACCATACTGGCTACGAGTCCGAGGAGGTCCTCGGCGAGACCCCGGAGATACTCAACTCCGGCGAGATGCCGGACGAGTACTTCGACGCGCTGTGGTCGACCCTGCTGGACGGCGAGGTGTGGGAGGAGGAGATAATCGACCGACGGCGAGACGGCGAGCCGTACCGCGCCCACCAGACGATCGCGCCCGTGATCGGCGACGACGGCGAGGTGTCCCGGTTCGTCGCGATCCAGACGGACGTCACGGCGCGGAAGGCGGCGATGGGGCAGCTGAAACAGTACCGGGACATCGTCGAGCGGCTCGACGACCCCGTCCTCCTCCAGAACCGCGACGGGGAGTTCGAGCTGTTGAACGAGGCCGTAAGCGAGTTCGCTGGCGTCGACCGCGAGGCGCTGTACGGGACCGACGAGTTCGCGTTCATGGACGCGGAGACGGCGGGCGAGGTCGACGAGCGCCGCCAGAGCGTGCTCGACGCCGAGGAGATGGCCGAGTACGAGGTCTCGCCGACGTTTCCGGAGACCGATCGGGAGGCGACGTTCAGCACGCAGCGGTACCCCTACTACGACGCCGACGGCGACCTCGCCGGCACCTTCGCCATCTGTCGGAACGTCACCGACCGCAAGGAGCGCGAACTGGAGTTGGAGCGGTACGAGCGCGCGATCAACGGCGCGACGGACCTCATCGCGGCGGTCGACCGCGACGGGCGGCTCCTGTTCGCGAACCCGCAGTACCGCGAGTACCACGGGCTCGAGGACCGCGACGTGACGGAACTGACGCTCGCCGACGTGGTCCCGGCCGACGGCTACGAGGACGTCGAGCGACAGGTGGAGCGCGCGCTCCGGGACGAGTCGGTGGAGTACCGGACGACGCGGACGCACCCGACCCGCGGCAGGCGGACGTTCGACGTTCGGTACTACCCGCTCGGAGGCCCGGACGACGGGGAGCCCGCCGGGGTCGTCGGCGTGCTTCGGGACGTGACGGACAGCGAGAACCGCGCGCGACAGCTTCGGGTCGTCGACCGGGTCCTCCAGCACAACCTCCGGAACGCGCTGACGGTCGTCCGCGGGCGGGCGGAACAGATCGCGGCGGGCGCCGCCGACCCCGCGGACGCGGCCGGGTACATCGTGTCGCGGGCGGACGACCTCTTGGAGACGAGCGAGAAGGCCCACCACATCACCGAGATACTGAGCGACGCGCCGGAGACCGAACCCGTCGACGTCGGGCGCGTCGCCCGACAGGTGGTCGAGGCGCGGACGACGGAGTTCCCGAACGCGACGATCGAGGCGTCGGTGCCGGACGACGGGGTCGCGACGGCGTCCGCGACGACCTGGCTCTCCCGGGCGATAGACGAGCTGGTCCGGAACGCGGTCGAACACCACGACCGCGACCGGCCGACGGTCGTGGTGTCGGTCGAGGCCCGCTCCGACGCGATCGAGGTCCGCGTCGAGGACGACGGGCCGGGGCTGACCGGCATGAACCGAGACGTCCTCGTCGACGGGACGGCGGTCGACGCGCTGTACCACGGCAGCGGCCTCGGGCTCTGGCTCGTCTACTGGGTCGTTCAGCAGTCGGGCGGCGCCGCGGCGGTCGCGGACGCGGAGCCCCGCGGCACCGTAGTGACGCTTACCTTCCCCCGAGCCGACGACTGA
- the trpE gene encoding anthranilate synthase component I has translation MSDAPPLDRTKAEFVELAADAEKPVVVRASASLGADVSPLGAYATLVGEGPYGFLLESGEKVASSDPDGAFTSGGKADRHARYSFVGYDPEAIVSVHPDRTEVTELGPAAEFLGEDAGGDATGDDGAAEATAPGLGPDAGDAVDRVRAAFPDVSLRGFPDTDRQILSGGFVGFLAYEAVYDLWLEEVGVERPETEFPDAEFALTTRTVVFDEKEGGAELVFTPVIGVDDDPAAVYDDLVAEAERVAAELAAASPPDPDGVSVREESADPRDEYEEAVRTAKRHVLDGDIYQGVISRSRELRGEVDSLGLYAALRDVNPSPYMYVLRHDDRTVVGASPETLVSVQGDRVVSNPIAGTCPRGTSPVEDRRLAGEMLADGKERAEHTMLVDLARNDVRRVSEPGSVRVEEFMNVLKYSHVQHIESTVTGTLAGDADAFDATRATFPAGTLTGAPKVRAMEIIDDLETTPREAYGGGVGYYSWTGDADFAIVIRTATLDESGEESVVGVRAGAGLVADSDPAAEYEETEQKMDGVLTAIDRIREGEEKEGDAADPVATGTEAER, from the coding sequence ATGAGCGACGCGCCCCCGCTGGACAGGACGAAGGCCGAGTTCGTCGAGCTCGCCGCCGACGCCGAGAAGCCGGTCGTGGTCCGCGCGTCGGCCTCGCTCGGCGCCGACGTCAGCCCGCTCGGCGCGTACGCGACCCTCGTCGGCGAGGGCCCGTACGGGTTCCTCCTCGAATCGGGGGAGAAGGTCGCCTCCAGCGACCCCGACGGCGCGTTCACGTCGGGCGGGAAGGCCGACAGGCACGCCCGCTACTCGTTCGTCGGCTACGACCCGGAGGCGATCGTCTCCGTCCACCCGGACCGGACCGAAGTAACCGAACTGGGGCCCGCGGCCGAGTTCCTCGGGGAGGACGCGGGCGGAGACGCGACCGGCGACGACGGGGCGGCCGAGGCGACCGCGCCCGGGCTCGGTCCCGACGCGGGCGACGCGGTCGACCGCGTCCGCGCGGCGTTTCCCGACGTGAGCCTCCGCGGGTTCCCGGACACCGACCGGCAGATCCTCTCGGGCGGGTTCGTCGGCTTCCTCGCGTACGAGGCCGTCTACGACCTCTGGTTAGAGGAGGTCGGCGTCGAGCGCCCGGAGACCGAGTTCCCCGACGCCGAGTTCGCGCTCACCACCCGGACCGTCGTCTTCGACGAGAAGGAGGGCGGCGCCGAGCTCGTGTTCACCCCCGTGATCGGCGTCGACGACGATCCCGCCGCGGTCTACGACGACCTCGTCGCGGAGGCCGAGCGCGTCGCGGCCGAGCTGGCGGCCGCGTCGCCGCCGGACCCGGACGGGGTCAGCGTGCGCGAGGAGTCCGCGGACCCCCGCGACGAGTACGAGGAGGCGGTCCGGACGGCCAAGCGGCACGTCCTCGACGGCGACATCTACCAGGGCGTGATCTCTCGCAGCCGCGAGCTCCGCGGCGAGGTCGACTCGCTCGGCCTCTACGCGGCGCTCCGCGACGTGAACCCCTCGCCGTACATGTACGTGCTGCGCCACGACGACCGGACCGTGGTCGGCGCGAGCCCGGAGACGCTCGTGTCGGTGCAGGGCGACCGCGTCGTCTCGAACCCCATCGCCGGCACCTGCCCGCGCGGGACCAGCCCGGTGGAGGACCGCCGGCTCGCGGGCGAGATGCTGGCGGACGGGAAGGAGCGCGCCGAGCACACGATGCTCGTCGACCTCGCGCGCAACGACGTGCGGCGCGTCTCGGAGCCGGGCTCCGTCCGCGTCGAGGAGTTCATGAACGTGCTGAAGTACAGTCACGTCCAGCACATCGAATCGACCGTGACGGGGACGCTCGCGGGCGACGCCGACGCGTTCGACGCGACGCGCGCGACGTTCCCCGCCGGGACCCTCACCGGCGCGCCGAAGGTGCGCGCGATGGAGATCATCGACGACCTGGAGACGACCCCGCGGGAGGCGTACGGCGGCGGCGTCGGCTACTACTCGTGGACCGGCGACGCCGACTTCGCGATCGTGATCCGGACCGCGACGCTCGACGAGTCGGGCGAGGAGTCGGTCGTCGGCGTGCGCGCGGGCGCCGGCCTCGTCGCCGACTCGGACCCGGCCGCGGAGTACGAGGAGACCGAACAGAAGATGGACGGCGTGTTGACCGCGATCGACCGGATCCGGGAAGGGGAAGAAAAAGAAGGCGACGCGGCCGACCCGGTCGCCACCGGCACGGAGGCCGAGCGATGA
- the trpG gene encoding anthranilate synthase component II, whose amino-acid sequence MRVVVVDNFDSFTYNLVEYVSDQTVDGEPVAVDVFKNTASLAEIEAAEPDAVIVSPGPGHPKNERDVGVTMPVLRELSRTVPTLGVCLGLEAAVYEYGGTVGHAPEPVHGKAFPVDHDGEGVFRGLDQGFRAGRYHSLAATEVPESFAVTATTDHDDESIVMGIRHRDHPIEAVQFHPESVLTGSGHDLVRNFLTGV is encoded by the coding sequence ATGAGGGTCGTCGTCGTCGACAACTTCGACTCGTTCACCTACAACCTCGTCGAGTACGTCTCCGACCAGACGGTCGACGGGGAGCCGGTCGCCGTCGACGTGTTCAAGAACACCGCGTCGCTCGCCGAGATCGAGGCCGCGGAGCCGGACGCGGTGATCGTCAGTCCGGGGCCCGGCCACCCGAAGAACGAGCGCGACGTGGGCGTGACGATGCCCGTGTTGCGCGAGCTCTCCCGGACGGTGCCGACGCTCGGTGTCTGCCTCGGTCTGGAGGCCGCCGTCTACGAGTACGGGGGGACGGTCGGCCACGCCCCCGAGCCGGTCCACGGCAAGGCGTTCCCGGTCGACCACGACGGGGAGGGCGTGTTCCGCGGGCTCGACCAGGGGTTCCGAGCCGGTCGCTACCACTCTTTGGCGGCCACGGAGGTCCCGGAGTCGTTCGCGGTGACGGCCACCACCGACCACGACGACGAGTCGATCGTGATGGGGATCCGCCACCGCGATCACCCGATCGAGGCGGTCCAGTTCCACCCGGAGAGCGTGCTGACCGGGTCGGGCCACGACCTCGTCCGGAACTTCCTCACGGGCGTCTGA
- a CDS encoding tRNA pseudouridine(54/55) synthase Pus10, with translation MDVLDVAARATETGPVCDACLGRLVADRSFGLSNADRGSALRVSLALRDDEDHEAVETADCWVCEGRCAEFDAWAERAAEAVEGIEFATYNVGTRPPPLIEENEALLRADVGLDEDAGEPFKSEFNREVGKRVGRLTGAEVSFDRPDVQFTIDLADDEIDAKVNSTFVYGRYRKLERDIPQTEWPCRECKGSGRQGADPCDHCGGSGYLYDDSVEEYTAPVVEDVMDGTEATFHGAGREDVDALMLGTGRPFVIEVEEPRRRRVDTDRLQSDINAFADGAVEVEGLRLATYDTVERVKEHDAAKRYRALVTFDADVDAEALAEAVEALEGATVEQYTPNRVDHRRASITRERDVYEATAELDDPRHATVEIRGEGGLYIKELISSDEGRTEPSLAGLLGVGAEVTALDVLAVEGEEEPFEREEFFRE, from the coding sequence ATGGACGTACTCGACGTCGCGGCGCGCGCGACCGAGACCGGCCCGGTGTGCGACGCCTGTCTCGGCCGGCTCGTCGCCGACCGGAGCTTCGGGCTGTCGAACGCCGACCGCGGCTCGGCGCTCCGGGTGTCGCTCGCGCTGCGCGACGACGAGGACCACGAGGCGGTCGAGACCGCGGACTGCTGGGTGTGCGAGGGGCGCTGCGCCGAGTTCGACGCGTGGGCGGAGCGCGCCGCGGAGGCGGTCGAGGGGATCGAGTTCGCCACGTACAACGTCGGCACGCGTCCGCCGCCGCTGATCGAGGAGAACGAGGCCCTCCTCCGCGCGGACGTCGGCCTCGACGAGGACGCGGGCGAGCCGTTCAAGTCGGAGTTCAACCGCGAGGTCGGCAAGCGGGTCGGGCGGCTGACGGGCGCCGAGGTCTCCTTCGACCGCCCGGACGTCCAGTTCACGATCGACTTGGCGGACGACGAGATCGACGCAAAGGTGAATTCCACGTTCGTCTACGGTCGATACCGGAAGCTGGAGCGCGACATCCCGCAGACCGAGTGGCCCTGCCGCGAGTGCAAGGGGTCCGGGCGACAGGGCGCGGACCCCTGCGACCACTGCGGCGGCTCCGGCTACCTCTACGACGACAGCGTCGAGGAGTACACCGCACCGGTCGTCGAGGACGTGATGGACGGCACCGAGGCGACGTTCCACGGCGCGGGCCGCGAGGACGTGGACGCCCTCATGCTCGGCACTGGCCGCCCGTTCGTGATCGAGGTCGAGGAGCCGCGGCGGCGCCGGGTCGACACCGACCGCCTCCAGTCGGATATCAACGCGTTCGCCGACGGCGCGGTCGAGGTCGAGGGGCTCCGGCTCGCGACGTACGACACCGTCGAGCGCGTGAAGGAGCACGACGCCGCGAAGCGCTACCGCGCGCTGGTGACCTTCGACGCCGACGTCGACGCCGAGGCGCTCGCCGAGGCGGTCGAAGCGCTGGAGGGCGCGACCGTCGAGCAGTACACGCCCAACCGGGTCGACCACCGCCGCGCGAGCATCACGCGCGAGCGCGACGTGTACGAGGCGACCGCCGAACTCGACGACCCCCGCCACGCGACCGTCGAGATCCGCGGCGAGGGGGGCCTCTACATCAAGGAGCTGATATCGAGCGACGAGGGGCGCACGGAGCCGAGCCTCGCCGGCCTGCTCGGCGTCGGCGCCGAGGTGACCGCGCTCGACGTCCTCGCGGTGGAGGGCGAAGAGGAGCCGTTCGAGCGCGAGGAGTTCTTCCGGGAGTGA
- the trpD gene encoding anthranilate phosphoribosyltransferase: MNLNDTVERVTDGTDLTVEEAREAARLVFEEATEAQIGALLAALRTKGETEAEIAGFAQGMRDAARTIEPDREPLVDTCGTGGDDYDTINVSTTAAIVAAGAGVPIAKHGNYSVSSSSGSADVLEVAGADVEAEPPAVEAAIEDDGIGFMLAPVFHPAMKAVIGPRKELGMRTIFNVLGPLTNPAGADAQVLGVYDPDLVPVIARSLAHMPVERALVVHGAGMDEIGIHDETVAAEVDGEDVTEFTIAPDDLGLDRAPIEDVSGGTPEENAADLRGIVDGSVTGPKRDLILANAGAAIYVAGEADTLAAGVERAADAIDSGAAAEKFAALCGDGESLGDGVETATAEDDD; the protein is encoded by the coding sequence ATGAATCTCAACGACACGGTCGAGCGCGTGACGGACGGGACGGATCTCACTGTCGAGGAGGCGCGCGAGGCCGCGCGGCTCGTCTTCGAGGAGGCGACGGAGGCCCAGATCGGGGCGCTGCTGGCCGCGCTCCGCACGAAGGGCGAGACCGAGGCCGAGATCGCCGGGTTCGCGCAGGGGATGCGGGACGCGGCGCGCACGATCGAGCCCGACCGCGAGCCGCTCGTCGACACCTGCGGCACCGGCGGCGACGACTACGACACGATCAACGTGTCGACGACCGCGGCCATCGTCGCCGCGGGCGCCGGGGTGCCGATCGCGAAGCACGGCAACTACTCGGTCTCCTCCTCCTCGGGGAGCGCGGACGTGCTGGAGGTCGCGGGCGCCGACGTCGAGGCCGAGCCGCCCGCCGTCGAGGCGGCGATCGAGGACGACGGGATCGGCTTCATGCTCGCGCCGGTGTTCCACCCGGCGATGAAGGCCGTCATCGGCCCCCGCAAGGAGCTCGGGATGCGGACGATCTTCAACGTCCTCGGGCCGCTCACCAACCCGGCGGGCGCCGACGCGCAGGTGCTCGGCGTGTACGACCCCGACCTCGTCCCCGTCATCGCGCGGTCGCTCGCGCACATGCCCGTCGAGCGCGCCCTCGTCGTCCACGGCGCCGGCATGGACGAGATCGGGATCCACGACGAAACGGTCGCCGCCGAGGTCGACGGCGAGGACGTGACGGAGTTCACGATCGCGCCCGACGACCTGGGACTCGACCGCGCGCCGATCGAAGACGTCTCGGGCGGCACCCCCGAGGAGAACGCCGCCGACCTGCGCGGGATCGTCGACGGCTCCGTCACCGGCCCGAAGCGAGACCTGATACTGGCGAACGCGGGCGCCGCGATCTACGTCGCCGGCGAGGCCGACACGCTCGCGGCGGGCGTCGAGCGCGCGGCCGACGCGATCGACTCCGGCGCGGCCGCCGAGAAGTTCGCGGCGCTGTGCGGCGACGGGGAGTCTCTCGGCGACGGCGTCGAGACCGCGACCGCGGAGGACGACGACTGA
- a CDS encoding universal stress protein translates to MNGSDADGGSAREGGTRNGGARGESSGSAGAGGAGHAGSPAVGDAMIRPAVEDAGDAPSVADVSLNGADRAERPDRVSSVLVAVGPGPHSGATVDVAREIAASTDAWLELFHVVPSDAALADAGPDGDASGTAVEAGDPNATDYVAAGERLLDAAEERLGGFDRADRWLVEDRTAAGAVVEQSAYYDLVVVGAPTTGTVGRFVFGSTTDTVVGDAEVPVVVVEADGSTALDAE, encoded by the coding sequence ATGAACGGGAGCGACGCCGACGGCGGAAGCGCCCGAGAGGGCGGGACGCGAAACGGCGGCGCCCGCGGGGAGTCGAGCGGTTCGGCCGGAGCCGGGGGGGCCGGTCACGCGGGCTCGCCCGCGGTCGGTGACGCCATGATCCGGCCCGCGGTGGAAGACGCGGGAGACGCCCCCTCCGTCGCCGACGTGTCGCTGAACGGCGCCGACCGCGCGGAGCGCCCAGACCGGGTCTCCTCGGTCCTCGTCGCCGTCGGTCCCGGCCCGCACTCGGGGGCGACCGTCGACGTCGCGCGGGAGATCGCGGCGTCGACCGACGCGTGGCTGGAACTGTTCCACGTCGTCCCCTCCGACGCGGCGCTCGCCGACGCCGGCCCCGACGGGGACGCCTCCGGGACCGCCGTCGAGGCGGGCGACCCGAACGCCACGGACTACGTCGCGGCCGGCGAGCGGCTCCTCGACGCGGCCGAGGAGCGGCTCGGCGGGTTCGACCGCGCGGACCGCTGGCTCGTCGAGGACCGGACCGCGGCGGGCGCGGTCGTCGAGCAGTCGGCGTACTACGACCTGGTCGTCGTGGGCGCGCCGACGACCGGGACCGTCGGCCGCTTCGTCTTCGGCTCCACCACCGACACGGTCGTCGGCGACGCCGAGGTCCCGGTCGTCGTGGTCGAGGCCGACGGGTCGACAGCGCTCGACGCGGAGTAG